One genomic segment of Mytilus galloprovincialis chromosome 5, xbMytGall1.hap1.1, whole genome shotgun sequence includes these proteins:
- the LOC143076371 gene encoding RWD domain-containing protein 4-like: MSNKELQEEELEVLHSIYDGDESFKQVNETTFQYKYGEEGNHRSFVMEISWTADYPENSPNIKLDAFYNKHILSNVKETIKNSVAEQVPDLIGCAMTYTLFEYVKENYDELISEQPEVPSLIQTDEDKNQPDVGKKKEKKEQLTKNQKRKMYERMNAAGEKPRGYDWVDIIKHLSQSGVQT; the protein is encoded by the exons ATGTCCAACAAAGAACTACAGGAG GAAGAGCTGGAAGTCCTCCATTCAATATATGATGGTGATGAAAGTTTTAAACAAGTAAATGAGACAACATTCCAGTATAAA TATGGTGAAGAAGGTAACCATAGATCATTTGTAATGGAGATTTCATGGACAGCAGACTATCCAGAAAACAGCCCTAATATAAAGTTAGATGCTTTCTACAATAAACACAT atTGAGTAACGTGAAAGAAACAATAAAGAATAGTGTAGCAGAACAG GTACCAGATTTGATTGGCTGTGCCATGACCTATACCTTATTTGAATATGTAAAAGAGAATTATGATGAACTGATATCAGAACAGCCAGAAGTCCCATCTCTTATACAG ACTGATGAAGATAAGAATCAACCAGATGTtggtaaaaagaaagaaaagaaagaacAGTTAACTAAAAATCAGAAGAGAAAAATGTATGAGCGAATGAACGCAGCAGGAGAGAAACCGAGAGGTTATGATTGGGTGGATATAATCAAACATTTGAGTCAGAGCGGTGTTCAAACTTAA